In Pyrus communis chromosome 8, drPyrComm1.1, whole genome shotgun sequence, one genomic interval encodes:
- the LOC137743541 gene encoding ADP-ribosylation factor-like protein 2, which translates to MGLLSIIRKIKRKEKEIRILMVGLDNSGKTTIVLRINGEDTSVVSPTLGFNIKTIIYQKYTLNIWDVGGQKTIRSYWRNYFEQTDGLVWVVDSSDLRRLEDCKAELDNLLKEERLSGSSLLILANKQDIKGALTPEEIAKVLNLEAMDKTRHWQIVGCSAFTGEGLLEGFDWLVQDIASRIYVLD; encoded by the coding sequence ATGGGGCTTCTCAGCATTATTcgaaaaattaaaaggaaggaaaaagaaatacgTATACTCATGGTCGGGCTTGACAATTCTGGTAAGACTACCATTGTGCTGAGAATTAATGGAGAGGACACCAGCGTTGTCAGTCCCACACTCGGCTTCAACATCAAGACCATCATTTACCAAAAGTATACCCTAAACATATGGGATGTCGGTGGCCAGAAAACAATAAGATCGTACTGGAGAAACTATTTTGAGCAAACTGATGGTCTGGTATGGGTAGTTGACAGTTCAGATCTTAGAAGGTTAGAAGACTGCAAAGCGGAACTCGACAATCTTTTGAAGGAGGAGAGGCTTTCTGGATCATCCTTGTTGATACTAGCAAACAAGCAGGACATAAAAGGTGCCCTTACTCCGGAAGAAATTGCCAAGGTTTTGAACTTGGAGGCCATGGATAAAACTCGGCATTGGCAAATTGTCGGCTGCAGTGCATTCACCGGTGAGGGACTGCTTGAAGGATTCGATTGGTTGGTCCAAGACATTGCCTCTCGGATCTATGTTCTTGATTAG